The following are encoded in a window of Bos indicus isolate NIAB-ARS_2022 breed Sahiwal x Tharparkar chromosome 7, NIAB-ARS_B.indTharparkar_mat_pri_1.0, whole genome shotgun sequence genomic DNA:
- the LOC139184037 gene encoding uncharacterized protein gives MLQAGVGDPLLSLHIQQAMGRPRASRLSLSMQPEPREEDELPIPRVRRSTLIFQGRLHQGQVEPEASRSLRPPVPAGPDAALLAFRLPPRPHTLPGRPASERTPNPACRADSSHLPGRSRHRCRRGHRHAEPSQTRGFTAAAVAAAAGSPPPPLPPRFRTVGSAPRRKRPSAFGPGECSGTETGPEDARMLPERAERTPAGLEGAVGRTCPETADHFRKQSNTIGSDESFGGWARLGSAVLRCPRLWKRLSALQPDSQNRLAPETSETYWKEPNGLDLK, from the exons ATGCTGCAGGCAGGCGTGGGAGACCCACTACTGTCTCTGCACATACAGCAAGCGATGG GGAGACCCAGAGCATCCAGACTCAGCCTCTCCATGCAACCTGAGCCCAGGGAAGAGGATGAGTTGCCCATCCCCAGAG TTCGCCGTTCCACCCTCATCTTCCAGGGCAGGCTGCACCAGGGCCAGGTCGAGCCCGAGGCCTCCCGCTCCCTGCGGCCCCCAGTTCCCGCGGGGCCCGATGCAGCCCTGCTCGCGTTCCGGCTTCCACCGCGGCCCCATACTCTGCCTGGGCGCCCCGCATCTGAGCGCACCCCTAACCCGGCCTGCCGCGCGGACAGCTCACACTTACCTGGTCGTAGCCGCCACCGCTGCCGCCGCGGCCACCGTCACGCCGAACCGAGCCAGACCCGTGGCTTCACCGCGGCCGCCGTCGCCGCAGCCGCGGGATCCCCGCCTCCGCCGCTGCCGCCGCGGTTCCGAACGGTCGGGTCCGCCCCCCGGCGGAAACGGCCGAGTGCATTCGGGCCGGGCGAGTGCTCTGGGACCGAGACGGGGCCAGAGGACGCCCGAATGCTTCCGGAAAGAGCCGAACGTACTCCCGCGGGACTGGAGGGTGCTGTGGGGCGAACGTGCCCCGAGACAGCCGATCATTTCCGGAAACAGTCGAACACAATCGGGTCAGATGAGTCATTCGGAGGCTGGGCTCGGCTAGGCTCGGCTGTACTGAGATGCCCGAGATTGTGGAAACGGCTGAGCGCTCTCCAGCCGGACTCGCAAAACAGGCTGGCCCCCGAAACTTCGGAAACTTACTGGAAAGAACCAAATGGGCTTGACCTCAAATGA